The genomic interval GTTATCAGGTTATCGGTGAAGAGAAAACAATGGCCTGTTATCTCCGATTACTGATTACCGATTACCTAAGTAACATGCAACTTCAATCTTAACAGAGCACTATAATCTTTGCGTTCTTTGCGGTTAAAAAAGGATAAACCACTTAATCTTAAAAAAAACTTGAATATCGAGTATCAACTATCAACCATCAACCCTATTGCTATATCTGTTCTATGAGAATTTTTCGTTAATAACTATTATATGTATTTAGAGAACGCTGTACTAGCTGCGCCAAAATCGAGAAGGTATTCTGAAGACGGCGGGTTTTGTAATAAATGAACCAAAAAAAGAAAAAACAATACTATGTAGTCATCCAGGGGCATAAGCCGGGAATCTACGATAAATGGTATGGACCAGGCGGTGCCGCAGAGCAAGTTGTGGGATTTCCTGAATCGCTTTATAAAGGATTCTACACTCAGAAAGAAATACATAAGTGGTTGAAGGAAGTTGGTGAAACATCATTTCTATTGGAGCGTGTCCCTAAATTACTCGACAAACCTGCGTGTTCACCACTTGAAGATTCCAATGCTTTGATTAAAAGAAGAAAGGTAGTGATTTACAGCGACGGAGCGGCTATTACCAATCCAGGCCCCGGTGGTTATGGCGTGGTCCTCCTTCACAAAGGGCGGAGGAAAGAACTATCCGGGGGTTACCGTCTGACGACTAATAATCGCATGGAACTGCGTGGTTGCATCGTTGGACTCAAGGCTTTGAAGTTCAAGTGTTCAGTGGTTATCTGGACTGACTCAAAGTATGTAATTCACGGTATTACTAAAGGCTGGGCCAGGCGATGGCGCGCCAACAGATGGATGCGTAGTCCAGAAAATAAGGCCGAAAATCCAGATTTATGGGCAGAGTTACTTGAGTTGTGTGAAAGACACGATGTGAAATTTAGATGGGTAAAGGGACATAATGGCAATCCGCAAAACGAACGATGTGACCAATTGGCAAACGAAATGGCCAGACAAAGAGATTTGCCAACAGACGAAGTTTATGAAGCCATGAAAATCAAAAAGGATAGATAACCAATCGCTGAAGTTGACGGTGGGGGATAGTCGCACACCGCTTATTTCAGTCGTTAGAAAGTATTAAAAAGACTAAAAAGAAGTAACCGTTCACCGCAGAGACGCAGAGAAAAAATTAAAATCTATTTAACGAGAGACAGAAATTTCCTTTTTTTGTGCATTTTGGGTCTTTCGTTGTTTATTAATCTTTTAATACTTCCTTTTGACTAATTGTTTTTAAGCCTTTTTAAACACCGAAAAACGCGAGTAACAACCGTTCAGGTATAGATAAAAATATATCCCTATAACTCAAATCTCAAAACGCAAAACTCAAAACTACAACTAAAAACTAAAAACTTAAAACTAAAAAGGCTTCTCCATCAGTCGCAATAAATCTCAATGAATCTATTAGTTTTAAGGTTTTGAGTTTTGACATTTGAGTTTTGAGTTAATATTGTCCCATCTGATGGACACGGCTGAACGGTTACCAAAAAAAAGATATTTCCCTCTCTGTTTCTCTGCGTCTCTGCGGTAAAGGATTACTTGAACGGTTACAAAAATAAAGGTAAAGGACAAATGAAATGGATATTCCAAAATCTTACGACCCACATATAGTTGAAAAAAAATGGTATAAATTCTGGCAAGAAAATAACTATTTTTATGCCGATGCTAACTCTGATAAAAAAACATTTTCTATCGTTATCCCCCCTCCGAATGTTACCGGCTCTCTTCACATGGGCCATGCCTTGAATAATACCCTTCAAGATATTTTAATCCGATTTAAAAGGATGCAAGGATATAATACCCTCTGGCTTCCCGGAACAGACCACGCCGGTATTGCCACCCAGAATGTAGTTGAAAAACAACTTCGCCAGGAAGGTTTAAAAAGACACGATTTAGGGAGAGAAAAATTTATACAAAGGGTCTGGGAATGGAAAAGACAATATGGAGATTTGATTATTGAACAATTGAAAAGGTTAGGGGCATCCTGCGATTGGTCAAGAACACGATTTACAATGGATGAAGGATTATCTAAAGCGGTGCGAGAGGTTTTTGTCTCGCTTTATCAACAGGGATTTATCTACCAGGATTATTATATTGTAAATTGGTGTCCAGGATGCCAAACTGCATTAGCCGATATTGAAGTGGTGTATAGAGTTATAAATGGCCACCTGGATTATATTAAATATCCCGGAGACAACGACCAGGCAATAATCGTTGCAACAACAAGACCGGAGACAATGTTAGGCGATACAGCCGTTGCGGTTAATCCAGACGATAAACGATATAAACACCTGATTGGCAAGGAAGTGATATTGCCTATTTTAGGTCGAAGGCTTAAAGTCATAGGTGATAACTTTGTTACCCCTGAATTTGGCACAGGGGCAGTGAAGGTTACCCCAGCACATGACCCAAATGATTTTGAGATTGGTAAAAGGCACTCACTTCAGCAAATCAATATTCTCAATCCAGATGCCACAATGAATGAAAATGCAAGTCATTACCAGGGACTGGATAGATACGAATGTCGAAAAAGATTAGTCGAAGATTTAAAGGCACAAGAATTGTTAGTTAAAAGACAAGAATATTCCTACTCAGTCGGACATTGCTATCGCTGTGATACAATTATTGAGCCTTACTTATCCCAACAGTGGTTTGTCCGAATGAAGGAGCTGGCTAAACCAGCGATTGAAGCCGTCCAATCTGGTCGGACAGAGTTTATCCCTAAAAACTGGGAAAAGACATATTTTGAGTGGATGGAGAATATCAAAGATTGGTGCATCTCAAGACAGATATGGTGGGGACACCAGATACCTGTCTGGTATTGTCAAAAATGTAAAGCCACTTTAGTGGAAAGAGAGGACCCAACTAAATGTCTTAAGTGTGGCAGTAATGAATTGATTCAAGACCAGGATGTGCTTGATACCTGGTTTTCCTCAGCATTATGGCCATTTTCCACACTCGGCTACCCGGAAAAGACAAAAGACCTATCTACATTTTATCCCACTTCCGTGCTTTCTACTGGTTTTGATATTATCTTTTTCTGGGTGGCAAGGATGATGATGATGGGATTGAAATTTATGGGCAATGTCCCTTTTAAGCAGGTCTATATCCATGCCTTAATTAGAGATGCCGAAGGACAAAAAATGAGTAAATCCAGAGGCAATGTCATTGACCCACTGGAAGTAATTGATAAATACGGCACAGATGCACTTAGATTTACACTGGCAATTATGGCTGTGCAAGGCAGGGATATTCTTTTATCCGAAGAAAGAATCGAAGGATACCGACATTTTTGTAATAAATTATGGAACGCCGGCAGACTCATTTTGACGAATTTAGAAGATTATGTTCAAAATTCGGAATTCGGAATTCAAAATTCAAAAATTTTATCATTAGCCGATAAATGGATTCTAAGCCGACTTAATCAGGTAATCGAAAAGGTAACCGAGGGGATAGATTCATATCGTTTTAATGAATCTGCTCAAATACTTTATGACTTTATCTGGCATGAATACTGTGATTGGTATTTAGAATTAATCAAACCAGAATTAGGAGGGCAAAGAAGGAAGATAACACAACAGTTATTAATAGATACCTATGAGGCAATTTTAAGACTTCTGCATCCGTTTATGCCATTTATTACCGAAGAACTATGGGAGAAATTACCTGTTCACAAGACAACAAATTCTATTATGGTTACTCCCTGGCTAACATTCAATCCAGACCAGATAGATTTAGACTCAATAAAGGATATGGATTTGATTAAGGAAATAGTTGTTTCTATCCGCACGATTCGTTCAGAGATGAAGATACCCCCTCAAGTAAAATTTAAAACACTCATTATTAAAAGTAAACCCTTTGCCCCATTGGAAGAAAATATCGTCTATGTGACACTTTTGACTCATACGGCTGAAGTAATCTTTGATTTAGATGCCACCAGGCCATTTGGAGCCGCTGTAATCATCGTTAAAGGAGTTGACATTTATGTCCCATTAGCCGAAGTTGTTGATTTAGGTAAAGAAGAAGAGCGATTGAGTAAAGAACTTTCAAAGGTAGAAAAGGAATTAAACTTACTTGAGGCGAAATTATCCAATGAAGATTTTATCACAAGAGCCCCGGTTGAGGTGGTTGATAAAGAAAAAGAAAAGTTAGAATCTTACATCTCAAAACGCGATAAGTTAGTGATGAGTTTAAAATATTATTTTCATTAAGGGCAAACAGTATAAAGGGGGGCTGGGGGGTTGCAATCCTCCAGCAGGGGCTTGGGGACAGCGTCCCCAAAATATTATCCCTTTATTTATGTTCTTACTGGTGGCAATAAAAGTTGCCATCTGGAAACAAAAATTACCAGAGGCGTAAGACTATGGAATTATTGGACTTAGAAACTCTGATTGATACCGCTATTAAGGAAGATATAGGAAAAGGGGACATAACCACAGCCCTATGTCTGGCAAAAGAACCTGTAATTGAGGCTCAAATTATTACCAATGAAGAGGGTATTATTGCTGGTTTAGATATAGCGTGCATCGTCTTTAAAAAGATAAATGAAAAGACCAGATTTAAGAAAAAGGTAGAAGATGGAGAGTGGATTAAAAAAGGAAATGTCATTACTTCTATCAAAGGAAAGGCACAGGATATTTTAGCTGGAGAAAGGGTGGCATTAAATTTTTTACAACACCTATCCGGGATAGCCACATCAACCTTTAAATTTGTTGAGGCAGTAAAACCTTATCCGGCAAAAATCTATGATACGCGGAAAACTCATCCCGGTTTGAGAGCGATTGAAAAATATGCTGTCAAAATAGGGGGGGGAAATAATCACCGTTTTGGATTATATGATGGCATATTAATTAAAGATAATCATCTCAAAATCGCTGGCGGCGTTACAGCCGCTATCAAACAGGTTCAACTTAACCCACCTCGTGGAATGAAGATAGAGGTGGAGACTAAAAATTTAGATGAGGTAAAAGAGGCAGTTGCACTGGGAGTAGATGTAATTATGCTGGACAATATGAGTTTTGAGATGATTCGGGAGGCAGTCAAAATCATTAAGGCGGGCAATAAGAATATTTTGATTGAGGTCTCAGGCGGGGTCAGTCTAAAGAATGTCCATCAAATAGCCTCTACTGGGGTGGATATTATCTCGATTGGTGCTTTGACACACTCTTCTAAGGCATTGGATTTAAGTCTGGAGATAGTAAGCGTTTAGCCATCAGGTATTAGCAGTCAGGGATGTAAGATGAAAGGAGGAAATGAGTATGCCAAAACAATTTATCACTGAGTTAAAAGATCATGATGTGGTAAATAGT from bacterium carries:
- the rnhA gene encoding ribonuclease HI translates to MNQKKKKQYYVVIQGHKPGIYDKWYGPGGAAEQVVGFPESLYKGFYTQKEIHKWLKEVGETSFLLERVPKLLDKPACSPLEDSNALIKRRKVVIYSDGAAITNPGPGGYGVVLLHKGRRKELSGGYRLTTNNRMELRGCIVGLKALKFKCSVVIWTDSKYVIHGITKGWARRWRANRWMRSPENKAENPDLWAELLELCERHDVKFRWVKGHNGNPQNERCDQLANEMARQRDLPTDEVYEAMKIKKDR
- a CDS encoding valine--tRNA ligase, whose protein sequence is MDIPKSYDPHIVEKKWYKFWQENNYFYADANSDKKTFSIVIPPPNVTGSLHMGHALNNTLQDILIRFKRMQGYNTLWLPGTDHAGIATQNVVEKQLRQEGLKRHDLGREKFIQRVWEWKRQYGDLIIEQLKRLGASCDWSRTRFTMDEGLSKAVREVFVSLYQQGFIYQDYYIVNWCPGCQTALADIEVVYRVINGHLDYIKYPGDNDQAIIVATTRPETMLGDTAVAVNPDDKRYKHLIGKEVILPILGRRLKVIGDNFVTPEFGTGAVKVTPAHDPNDFEIGKRHSLQQINILNPDATMNENASHYQGLDRYECRKRLVEDLKAQELLVKRQEYSYSVGHCYRCDTIIEPYLSQQWFVRMKELAKPAIEAVQSGRTEFIPKNWEKTYFEWMENIKDWCISRQIWWGHQIPVWYCQKCKATLVEREDPTKCLKCGSNELIQDQDVLDTWFSSALWPFSTLGYPEKTKDLSTFYPTSVLSTGFDIIFFWVARMMMMGLKFMGNVPFKQVYIHALIRDAEGQKMSKSRGNVIDPLEVIDKYGTDALRFTLAIMAVQGRDILLSEERIEGYRHFCNKLWNAGRLILTNLEDYVQNSEFGIQNSKILSLADKWILSRLNQVIEKVTEGIDSYRFNESAQILYDFIWHEYCDWYLELIKPELGGQRRKITQQLLIDTYEAILRLLHPFMPFITEELWEKLPVHKTTNSIMVTPWLTFNPDQIDLDSIKDMDLIKEIVVSIRTIRSEMKIPPQVKFKTLIIKSKPFAPLEENIVYVTLLTHTAEVIFDLDATRPFGAAVIIVKGVDIYVPLAEVVDLGKEEERLSKELSKVEKELNLLEAKLSNEDFITRAPVEVVDKEKEKLESYISKRDKLVMSLKYYFH
- the nadC gene encoding carboxylating nicotinate-nucleotide diphosphorylase, whose amino-acid sequence is MELLDLETLIDTAIKEDIGKGDITTALCLAKEPVIEAQIITNEEGIIAGLDIACIVFKKINEKTRFKKKVEDGEWIKKGNVITSIKGKAQDILAGERVALNFLQHLSGIATSTFKFVEAVKPYPAKIYDTRKTHPGLRAIEKYAVKIGGGNNHRFGLYDGILIKDNHLKIAGGVTAAIKQVQLNPPRGMKIEVETKNLDEVKEAVALGVDVIMLDNMSFEMIREAVKIIKAGNKNILIEVSGGVSLKNVHQIASTGVDIISIGALTHSSKALDLSLEIVSV